The following coding sequences are from one Acipenser ruthenus chromosome 7, fAciRut3.2 maternal haplotype, whole genome shotgun sequence window:
- the LOC117415275 gene encoding protein phosphatase 1H-like isoform X2, protein MVINAGKSSLNEDQACCEVVVVKKTSGVPSTPNKNSTAKRRSSLPNGEGLQLKEDADLEGLALHYWALFDGHAGSGAAVVASKVLLQKITEQLQDVLDVIKNTAVRPPACHGEDPDTTTPNARTLTRAASLRGAAGAPGSPSTPPTRFFTEKKIQHESLVVGAIENAFKEMDAQIENEKSIYNISGGCTALAVVFLLGKLYVGNAGDSRAIIIRNGEIIPMSSEFTPESERQRLQFLAYMQPHLLGNEFTHLEFPRRVQRKELGKRMLYRAFNMTGWAYKTIEEDDLKFPLIYGEGKKARVMATIGVTRGLGDHDLKVHDSNIYIKPFLSCYPEVKVYNLKQYEHGADDVLVLATDGLWDVLSNEEVSEAVANFLANCDPDDQHRYTLAAQDLIMRARGVLKDRGWRISNDRLGSGDDISVYIIPLIYGNKQP, encoded by the exons GGTCATCAATGCAGGAAAAAGTTCACTGAACGAAGACCAGGCCTGCTGTGAAGTAGTCGTTGTGAAGAAGACCTCGGGGGTCCCGTCCACACCGAATAAGAATTCCACAGCAAAGCGAAGGTCTTCATTGCCGAATGGAGAAGGCTTGCAGCTGAAGGAAGACGCA GATTTGGAAGGTCTTGCTTTGCATTACTGGGCCCTCTTCGACGGGCACGCTGGATCAGGGGCGGCAGTGGTCGCCTCCAAAGTCTTACTACAGAAGATAACGGAGCAGCTGCAGGACGTTCTGGATGTCATTAAAAACACGGCCGTGCGTCCTCCCGCCTGCCACGGGGAGGACCCTGACACCACCACTCCGAACGCAAGGACTCTGACGAGGGCCGCCTCCCTGCGAGGAGCAGCCGGGGCCCCTGGCTCCCCCAGCACACCTCCGACCCGCTTCTTCACTGAGAAGAAAATCCAGCACGAGAGCCTTGTGGTTGGGGCAATTGAAAATGCTTTTAAAGAAATG GATGCCCagattgaaaatgaaaaaagcaTATACAATATCTCCGGGGGCTGTACTGCGCTGGCTGTGGTCTTCCTACTTGGGAAACTTTACGTAGGAAATGCTGGTGATAGCAG GGCTATTATCATTCGAAATGGAGAAATAATCCCAATGTCATCAGAGTTTACACCTGAGAGTGAAAGACAAAGGCTCCAGTTTTTG GCATATATGCAGCCTCACTTATTAGGGAACGAGTTCACGCATTTAGAGTTCCCCAGAAGAGTCCAGAGGAAGGAGCTTGGGAAGAGGATGCTCTACAGGGCTTTCAACATGACAGGCTG GGCATATAAAACCATAGAGGAAGATGACCTGAAGTTTCCTTTAATTTATGGAGAGGGCAAGAAG GCACGTGTCATGGCCACTATTGGTGTCACCAGAGGACTAGGGGACCATGATCTGAAGGTTCATGACTCTAACATCTACATCAAGCCTTTCCTCTCCTGCTACCCCGAG GTCAAAGTGTACAACCTCAAACAGTATGAGCATGGAGCGGATGATGTGCTGGTGTTAGCCACAGATGGGCTGTGGGACGTATTGTCAAACGAAGAAGTGTCAGAAGCTGTTGCAAATTTTCTGGCAAACTGTGACCCTGATGATCAACACAG GTACACTCTGGCAGCTCAGGATCTGATCATGAGAGCTCGAGGAGTTCTGAAAGACCGAGGCTGGAGGATCTCCAATGACAGACTTGGTTCAGGGGATGACATCTCTGTCTACATCATTCCCTTAATATATGGGAACAAACAGCCCTAG